One genomic segment of Cellulophaga sp. HaHaR_3_176 includes these proteins:
- the gpmI gene encoding 2,3-bisphosphoglycerate-independent phosphoglycerate mutase: MNKKVILMILDGWGKSPDPKVSAIANANTPFVDAIQKEYSNANLLTDGMNVGLPEGQMGNSEVGHMNLGAGRIVYQDLAKINKAVKEDTLKNEKVLQDAFTYAKENNKPVHFVGLLSDGGVHSHTSHLKGLIKATEAYNLDKVFIHAFTDGRDVDPKSGKKYVETINEFCSDKKAKLATVIGRYYAMDRDKRWERVKLAYDLLVNNSGTKTTDVAAELQKSYDADVTDEFIQPIVATDTEGTPLAKIENGDVLVFFNFRTDRGRELTEVLSQVDMHEQNMHKLDLYYVTMTNYNDAYNKVHVVYDKANIEATLGEVLSKAGKKQIRIAETEKYPHVTFFFNGGREVPFDGEQRLLCPSPKVATYDLQPEMSAYEIRDAIIPELEKGDADFVCLNFANPDMVGHTGVMSAAIKACEVVDSCAEAVVTAGLKNGYTTIVIADHGNCDTMINPDGSPNTAHTTNPVPLILVDADHIKIKDGVLGDIAPTILKLMGVEQPELMTQKPLV, encoded by the coding sequence ATGAATAAGAAAGTAATATTGATGATTTTAGACGGTTGGGGTAAATCTCCAGACCCTAAAGTGTCTGCAATTGCAAACGCAAACACACCTTTTGTAGATGCTATTCAAAAAGAATATTCTAATGCTAACCTATTAACCGATGGTATGAACGTAGGTTTACCTGAAGGACAAATGGGTAATAGCGAGGTAGGGCACATGAATTTAGGTGCAGGTAGAATTGTTTATCAAGATTTAGCCAAAATAAATAAAGCCGTAAAAGAAGACACTTTAAAAAACGAAAAAGTTTTACAAGATGCTTTTACATATGCTAAAGAAAACAACAAACCAGTACACTTTGTTGGCTTATTAAGCGATGGTGGTGTACATAGCCATACATCTCACCTAAAAGGATTAATTAAAGCTACTGAAGCTTATAATTTAGATAAGGTTTTTATCCATGCATTTACAGACGGTAGAGATGTTGATCCTAAAAGCGGGAAAAAATATGTTGAAACTATAAATGAATTTTGTTCTGATAAAAAAGCAAAATTAGCAACCGTAATTGGTCGTTATTATGCAATGGACAGAGATAAAAGATGGGAAAGAGTAAAATTAGCTTATGATTTATTAGTTAATAATTCTGGAACAAAAACAACTGATGTTGCTGCTGAATTACAAAAAAGTTACGATGCAGATGTTACTGATGAATTTATACAGCCTATAGTTGCTACCGATACTGAAGGTACACCTTTAGCTAAAATTGAAAATGGCGATGTTCTTGTTTTCTTTAACTTTAGAACAGACCGTGGTAGAGAGCTTACTGAAGTATTGAGCCAAGTAGATATGCATGAGCAAAACATGCACAAACTTGATTTATACTATGTTACGATGACAAACTACAACGATGCTTATAACAAAGTACATGTTGTTTATGACAAAGCAAATATAGAAGCTACACTTGGTGAGGTTTTATCGAAAGCTGGCAAAAAACAAATACGAATAGCTGAAACTGAAAAGTATCCGCATGTTACCTTCTTTTTTAACGGAGGTAGAGAAGTACCTTTTGATGGTGAGCAGCGTTTATTATGTCCTTCTCCAAAAGTAGCAACATACGATTTGCAACCAGAAATGAGTGCTTATGAAATTAGAGATGCTATTATACCTGAATTAGAAAAAGGAGATGCTGATTTTGTTTGTTTAAATTTCGCTAATCCTGATATGGTTGGCCATACTGGTGTAATGTCTGCAGCGATTAAAGCATGTGAAGTTGTAGATAGTTGTGCTGAAGCAGTGGTAACCGCTGGTTTAAAAAACGGATACACAACTATTGTAATTGCAGACCATGGTAATTGTGATACAATGATAAACCCTGATGGTAGCCCAAATACAGCACACACAACAAACCCTGTTCCTTTAATTCTTGTTGATGCAGATCATATAAAAATTAAAGATGGTGTTTTAGGTGATATTGCACCAACAATATTAAAATTAATGGGCGTTGAGCAACCTGAATTAATGACTCAAAAACCCTTAGTATAA
- a CDS encoding ankyrin repeat domain-containing protein, whose product MKKTIAIAVIGITLFTNSIEAKPTIHSSVNPEHVVKITNKVEGLSPFCNAILKGDIGAVKSMISLGEDVNKKSLGMTPSIFAARYNKAEILEVLIANGANIKIKCDKGMDIKKYAEAANADEALVIIEENWKNKK is encoded by the coding sequence ATGAAAAAAACAATCGCAATCGCAGTTATCGGAATCACTTTATTTACAAATTCTATTGAAGCTAAACCTACAATTCACTCTTCTGTAAATCCTGAACATGTTGTAAAAATTACAAATAAAGTTGAAGGCTTAAGTCCTTTTTGTAATGCAATTTTAAAAGGAGATATAGGCGCTGTAAAAAGTATGATTTCTTTAGGGGAAGATGTAAATAAAAAATCGTTGGGCATGACACCATCTATTTTTGCAGCTCGTTACAACAAAGCTGAAATTTTAGAAGTGCTTATCGCTAATGGTGCCAATATTAAAATTAAATGTGATAAAGGTATGGATATTAAAAAGTATGCGGAAGCTGCTAATGCAGATGAAGCACTTGTTATTATCGAAGAAAACTGGAAAAACAAGAAGTAA
- a CDS encoding DUF6747 family protein: protein MGTLLHFKNVYLEAFENCKPAYLVVLLKIYSLFSLIMISMALYAFFYRAINGFEF from the coding sequence ATGGGAACACTTTTACATTTCAAAAATGTTTACTTAGAAGCATTCGAAAATTGCAAACCCGCATATCTTGTGGTTTTATTAAAAATTTATTCATTATTTTCTTTAATAATGATATCTATGGCACTCTATGCTTTTTTTTATAGAGCAATAAATGGATTTGAATTTTAA
- a CDS encoding M48 family metalloprotease, which produces MKRGNWKIRIFIGLAIVAFAFIQRCNNSEKNPYTDRVQNINMSSDQEIAIGLQSKPEITQQYGGLYPDQKLQSFVDAVGNKLINNSIAKDTPYKYEFHLLADANTINAFALPGGQIFITYALYSQLNEAQLAGVLGHEIGHVIGRHSAERIADGSFWQTISMGATVGADAGGIVGSIGQNTLLKNGRGDELESDDLGVLFMINSGYDPYEMIKVMEILKAAGGPNRVPEFQSSHPDPENRIEKIKDAIIKYQN; this is translated from the coding sequence ATGAAAAGAGGCAATTGGAAAATCAGAATTTTTATTGGGCTTGCAATTGTTGCTTTTGCTTTTATTCAGCGATGTAATAATAGTGAGAAAAACCCATATACAGATAGGGTTCAGAACATAAATATGAGTTCTGATCAAGAAATTGCTATTGGTCTGCAAAGCAAACCTGAAATCACACAACAATACGGCGGTTTATACCCTGACCAAAAACTACAATCTTTTGTAGATGCTGTGGGTAACAAACTTATTAATAATAGTATTGCTAAAGACACTCCATATAAATACGAGTTTCATTTATTAGCAGACGCAAATACGATAAATGCATTTGCATTACCTGGTGGGCAAATTTTCATTACTTACGCACTATATTCTCAATTAAACGAAGCGCAACTAGCAGGAGTTTTAGGCCATGAAATTGGCCATGTAATTGGTAGACATTCTGCCGAAAGAATAGCTGATGGTAGTTTCTGGCAAACTATATCAATGGGTGCAACGGTTGGTGCAGACGCTGGAGGCATTGTTGGTAGTATCGGACAAAACACATTACTTAAAAATGGTAGAGGTGATGAATTAGAAAGTGATGATTTAGGCGTTTTATTTATGATAAACTCTGGCTACGACCCTTATGAGATGATTAAAGTGATGGAAATTTTAAAAGCTGCAGGAGGCCCTAATAGAGTTCCTGAATTTCAAAGCTCTCACCCAGATCCAGAGAATAGAATCGAGAAAATTAAAGATGCTATTATAAAATACCAAAACTAA
- a CDS encoding M15 family metallopeptidase yields MKRRSFLIKSSATSLALALTPSLFANYQDQEIEYSILELMGKADIDLYGKGYSLRKEAHEAFVEMRKAAYTGGVDLKIVSSFRSFDRQQLIFERKFQKYTDGGMLPLKAIEKIIEYSTIPGTSRHHWGTDIDVIDGYQKVSGDVLVPSKYGEGQPFENFKKWMDENAEKFGFHLVYTDHPKRRGFKYEPWHYSYAPISIPMLETFRSKNLLGIYKTEDFLGSEHFTSGFLRNYIIDNILDINPKLL; encoded by the coding sequence ATGAAAAGAAGATCATTCCTTATAAAATCTAGCGCAACAAGTTTAGCTCTTGCGTTAACACCATCCCTTTTTGCAAATTACCAAGATCAAGAAATTGAATACTCCATACTTGAACTAATGGGTAAAGCTGATATTGACCTATATGGCAAAGGGTATAGTTTAAGAAAAGAAGCTCATGAAGCATTTGTTGAAATGAGAAAAGCAGCTTATACTGGCGGTGTAGATCTTAAAATTGTTTCGAGCTTTAGAAGCTTTGATAGACAACAGCTTATTTTTGAGAGAAAATTTCAGAAATATACTGATGGAGGAATGTTACCATTAAAAGCTATTGAAAAAATTATAGAATATTCTACCATACCAGGTACAAGTAGGCACCATTGGGGTACTGACATTGATGTAATTGACGGTTACCAAAAAGTAAGTGGTGATGTACTGGTTCCTTCAAAATATGGAGAAGGGCAACCCTTCGAGAATTTTAAAAAATGGATGGATGAAAACGCTGAAAAATTCGGATTTCATTTAGTGTATACTGACCACCCAAAAAGAAGAGGTTTCAAATATGAACCTTGGCATTACAGCTATGCTCCTATATCAATACCAATGTTAGAAACTTTTAGAAGCAAAAACCTTTTAGGCATTTACAAAACTGAAGATTTTTTAGGGAGTGAACATTTTACTTCTGGCTTTTTAAGAAACTATATCATTGATAACATTTTAGACATAAATCCGAAATTATTGTAA
- a CDS encoding GNAT family N-acetyltransferase: MSKNTVTRIVPQLISTEDTYKVRLPVLRKGKPITTCYLPGDDLETTIHLGGFLDDKLITIASFFDANNEQYDLKNAYQLRGMAVLEDYHGRGFGQQLLLFGEQLLQEKKVKTIWMNARVSALGFYEKLGYQTIGTVFEVPGVGEHYVMFKSFK; the protein is encoded by the coding sequence ATGTCTAAAAATACCGTTACTAGAATAGTACCTCAATTAATTAGTACTGAAGACACCTATAAAGTCAGGCTTCCTGTGCTTAGAAAAGGAAAACCTATAACGACCTGTTATTTACCAGGTGATGATTTAGAAACAACAATACACTTAGGTGGTTTTTTAGATGATAAATTAATAACTATAGCTTCTTTTTTTGATGCGAATAATGAGCAGTATGATTTAAAAAACGCATACCAATTAAGAGGAATGGCTGTTTTAGAAGACTACCACGGGCGTGGGTTTGGACAGCAACTTTTACTTTTTGGAGAGCAACTTTTGCAAGAAAAAAAAGTAAAAACAATTTGGATGAATGCCAGAGTTAGTGCCTTAGGTTTTTATGAAAAATTAGGCTACCAGACAATTGGTACCGTTTTTGAAGTACCAGGAGTAGGTGAACATTATGTAATGTTTAAAAGTTTTAAATAA
- a CDS encoding gliding motility-associated C-terminal domain-containing protein, translated as MRKSIYLKLVFAPLFLGCTLLFAQEETQNFGALKIHESGAIGFHENLINNGSFDDNLGIAGFFNDDDLTISGAFRPIFNDVEIIVDNHLYLEIGVGIKNNSNFVIGNVVTPRNLLDINFDYINNAFYTGENNASKIDGYAAIANKQNFVFPIGNEFKIRPLELNSDALNSDAKAAYFYENPESPSTFNTSFNTENKDLILLRISAFEFWDLNSDVLSQVKLTWDTDSNIEEIVNEVKDLRVVGWNTEMQLWEDLGNTSFNGNFASGSLTSATFLPNNYSIITFGESLSTESIILDNFLLTANNDGINDFLVIDAIALSPNNRLQIYNRWGRVVYEENDYKNLFAGESNNNATISASEGLPDGVYYYIVNLFDIDITHQGYLYLSH; from the coding sequence ATGAGAAAATCGATCTATTTAAAACTCGTATTTGCCCCCTTATTTTTGGGCTGCACTCTTTTATTTGCCCAAGAAGAAACACAAAATTTTGGTGCTTTAAAAATACACGAAAGCGGAGCCATTGGTTTTCATGAAAATTTAATAAACAATGGCTCTTTTGATGACAATTTAGGTATAGCTGGTTTTTTTAATGATGACGATTTAACAATATCAGGCGCATTCAGACCTATTTTTAACGATGTAGAAATTATAGTTGACAACCACCTTTATTTAGAAATAGGTGTGGGTATTAAAAACAACAGTAATTTTGTTATTGGGAATGTTGTTACTCCAAGAAACCTATTAGACATAAATTTTGATTATATAAATAATGCATTTTATACAGGCGAAAATAACGCTTCAAAAATAGACGGTTATGCCGCTATTGCTAATAAGCAAAATTTTGTTTTTCCTATTGGAAATGAATTCAAAATTAGACCTTTAGAATTAAATTCAGATGCTTTAAATTCAGATGCAAAAGCAGCTTATTTTTATGAAAATCCAGAATCACCTTCTACATTTAACACAAGCTTTAATACCGAAAATAAAGATCTTATTTTATTACGAATAAGCGCTTTTGAGTTTTGGGACTTAAATAGCGATGTACTTTCTCAAGTAAAATTAACATGGGATACAGATAGTAATATTGAAGAGATTGTAAATGAGGTAAAAGACCTTAGAGTTGTAGGTTGGAATACAGAAATGCAATTATGGGAAGATTTAGGCAATACAAGTTTTAATGGTAATTTTGCTTCTGGCTCATTAACTTCAGCTACTTTTTTACCAAATAATTATTCAATTATTACCTTTGGAGAAAGCTTAAGTACAGAAAGTATTATTCTTGATAATTTTTTACTTACTGCTAATAATGATGGTATTAATGATTTTTTAGTGATTGATGCTATTGCTCTTTCACCAAATAATAGGCTTCAAATATATAACAGATGGGGAAGAGTAGTATACGAAGAGAACGATTATAAAAATTTATTTGCAGGAGAATCGAATAATAATGCAACCATTTCAGCTAGCGAAGGCTTACCTGATGGTGTTTATTATTATATTGTAAATCTGTTTGATATTGATATAACACACCAAGGATATTTGTATCTTTCTCATTAA
- a CDS encoding gliding motility-associated C-terminal domain-containing protein has protein sequence MKNYIYIVSLLVGVWANAQTALHHAGNMQIHDNASIGFHTNFINNAPFDQNLGLAGFYGNGFLSVQGSTTPVFYDFEINARYGVILNTSVSVENATNFVFGDIITDKSLEDIYFAQLADAFYIGESETSKVDGYALVTDQQVYSFPIGDEFQLRPLILNSESINLIAKCAYFFENPNTPESFTTSFSTEQTDRQLDLVNTKEFWRLEGSVPSTITISWNAQSDIAALTEKIENLLVVGWNKQTSVWDILGNTAVSGDALTAGIITSDTFTPDDYEILTIGSLLVPQDRMLIDNFYLSPNGDGINDALVIEELELSPNNNLKLYDRNGLLVFQQENYTNEFVGISNTDNFVLNQESGLPAGVYFYIVKLFDLGFEFQGFLYLSQP, from the coding sequence ATGAAAAACTATATTTACATAGTAAGTTTATTGGTTGGTGTTTGGGCAAATGCGCAAACGGCATTGCACCATGCAGGCAATATGCAAATACACGATAATGCCAGTATTGGGTTTCATACCAATTTTATAAACAATGCACCTTTTGATCAAAACTTAGGTTTAGCTGGTTTTTATGGCAATGGATTTTTAAGTGTACAAGGCAGTACCACACCTGTTTTTTATGATTTTGAAATTAATGCTAGATATGGTGTTATATTAAATACATCGGTTAGCGTTGAAAATGCTACAAATTTTGTTTTTGGTGATATTATTACAGATAAATCTTTAGAAGATATTTATTTCGCACAACTAGCAGATGCTTTTTATATTGGCGAGAGTGAAACCTCAAAAGTAGATGGCTATGCATTGGTAACCGATCAGCAAGTATATTCTTTCCCTATCGGAGATGAATTTCAATTGCGCCCTTTAATTTTAAATTCTGAAAGCATAAACCTAATTGCTAAGTGTGCATACTTTTTCGAGAACCCAAATACACCAGAGTCTTTTACAACCTCTTTTTCTACAGAGCAAACAGACCGTCAGTTAGATCTTGTAAATACGAAAGAGTTTTGGAGGTTAGAAGGCAGTGTACCATCTACCATAACCATTTCATGGAATGCACAAAGTGATATTGCAGCACTTACCGAAAAAATAGAAAACCTACTTGTAGTGGGTTGGAACAAGCAAACTAGTGTTTGGGATATTTTAGGAAACACTGCTGTAAGCGGCGATGCCCTTACTGCTGGCATTATTACCTCTGATACATTTACACCCGATGATTATGAGATTTTAACTATCGGAAGTTTATTGGTACCACAAGATAGAATGTTAATTGATAATTTTTACTTATCACCTAACGGCGACGGTATTAATGATGCTTTAGTTATTGAAGAGTTAGAACTATCACCGAACAACAATTTAAAACTGTATGACCGTAATGGTTTACTAGTTTTTCAACAAGAAAATTACACGAATGAGTTTGTAGGTATTTCTAATACCGATAATTTTGTTTTAAATCAAGAATCAGGGTTACCTGCTGGTGTTTACTTTTATATTGTAAAGCTGTTCGATTTAGGTTTCGAATTTCAAGGCTTTTTATACCTCTCACAGCCATAA
- the pepE gene encoding dipeptidase PepE, which produces MKNLILASTSTLFGENYLAYLLDELKDFYKNQHTITFIPFARPGGITHDAYTAIVAKAFTTINKSVIGLHNYTSLAKGIEDAEGIFTGGGNTFLLVKQLHEQGLMHLLKDKVEAGTPYLGTSAGSNIAGVNMQNTNDMPIVYPPSFDTLGLVNYNINAHYLDPDPTSKHNGETRATRIKEFHFFNTTPVVGLREGSYIRVQDEKHTLKGPFDARIFKQNEAPFDGKNLHF; this is translated from the coding sequence TTGAAAAATTTAATACTTGCCAGCACCTCTACTTTATTTGGCGAAAACTACCTCGCTTATTTATTAGACGAGTTAAAAGATTTTTATAAAAATCAGCATACAATAACATTTATACCCTTTGCTAGGCCAGGTGGCATTACACATGATGCGTATACAGCTATTGTTGCAAAAGCATTTACTACTATAAATAAAAGTGTAATTGGCTTACACAACTATACCTCGCTTGCTAAAGGTATTGAAGATGCTGAAGGTATTTTTACTGGTGGCGGTAATACTTTTTTATTGGTAAAACAATTGCATGAACAAGGTTTAATGCACCTTTTAAAAGATAAGGTTGAAGCAGGTACCCCATATCTAGGCACTAGCGCAGGTAGCAATATTGCAGGTGTAAACATGCAAAACACAAATGATATGCCTATTGTTTACCCACCTAGTTTTGATACTCTAGGGTTGGTTAATTATAACATTAATGCACATTATTTAGATCCTGACCCAACAAGTAAACATAACGGAGAAACTAGAGCTACTAGAATTAAAGAATTTCACTTTTTTAACACCACACCTGTTGTTGGTTTACGAGAAGGAAGCTACATTCGCGTGCAAGATGAAAAACACACCTTAAAAGGCCCTTTTGATGCTCGAATTTTCAAACAAAACGAAGCTCCTTTTGACGGAAAAAACCTACATTTTTAA
- a CDS encoding carboxypeptidase-like regulatory domain-containing protein has protein sequence MKKKLLLILTVFSVFFGFSQDDEDGRALLRGKVLYRNSSVQNENVINVTTEKGVITNKQGEYAINVKLGDELVFMALNYQIERVFITQDILDNNRLVVEVNEKVTELDEVVVGPENQEAFLKLKNEEFKQYTYEIDRTTEVENVALSEAERGMQNGLNLKNIYKAIAKGLKGENGEVVEQKKMKVSDVLRQVYDDSFFVNDLQLPQDKINAFLYYCDSRLPEQSLLKKTNEFELIDFLVTQSKEFKKSINEDE, from the coding sequence ATGAAAAAAAAATTACTCCTAATACTTACCGTTTTTAGTGTTTTTTTTGGTTTTAGCCAAGATGATGAAGATGGTCGCGCACTTTTAAGAGGTAAAGTATTGTACAGAAACAGTAGCGTTCAAAACGAAAATGTAATTAATGTAACTACTGAAAAAGGAGTTATTACGAACAAACAGGGTGAATATGCCATTAATGTAAAACTAGGAGACGAACTTGTTTTTATGGCTCTAAACTACCAAATAGAGCGCGTATTTATTACCCAAGATATTTTAGATAACAATAGGTTGGTTGTAGAAGTAAACGAAAAAGTTACCGAATTAGATGAGGTGGTTGTTGGCCCAGAAAACCAAGAAGCTTTTTTGAAACTTAAAAACGAAGAGTTTAAACAGTACACTTATGAAATTGACCGTACTACCGAAGTTGAAAATGTAGCCTTGTCAGAAGCAGAGCGCGGTATGCAAAACGGTTTGAATCTAAAAAATATTTATAAAGCTATAGCTAAAGGATTAAAAGGCGAAAATGGCGAGGTAGTAGAGCAAAAGAAGATGAAGGTTAGCGATGTGTTACGCCAAGTATACGACGATTCTTTTTTTGTAAACGATTTGCAATTACCACAAGATAAAATAAACGCCTTTTTATATTATTGCGATTCTCGATTGCCAGAACAATCGCTATTGAAAAAAACAAATGAGTTTGAATTGATTGATTTTTTAGTAACTCAGAGTAAAGAATTTAAGAAGAGCATAAATGAAGATGAGTAA
- a CDS encoding carboxypeptidase-like regulatory domain-containing protein: MSKLFFVCFFIGVGVVNAQDLFNKEISGKVSSADGDVAATHVLNITSDKFAITDIDGDFKIEAKLNDTLVFSAVQFKRKEIVVTTDILATKSIVIYVEPAMNVLEEIVVMPYNLSGDLSRDAQNGRPVIVASTLGLPNSFVTRKTKAERDYMQAKSGGFLSPTALLNMLTGRRKDTRERMIREQTYARTERVRDFYSEYAYKNELNIEEGKIDDFMYFCEVDPRFPGIVDTHDKIKIWEFLRNKSVLYRKNNNIETPEGFNITAADFKKE; this comes from the coding sequence ATGAGTAAACTATTTTTTGTTTGCTTTTTTATAGGTGTTGGTGTTGTAAATGCTCAAGATTTATTCAATAAAGAAATTAGTGGTAAAGTGTCTAGTGCCGACGGTGATGTTGCAGCTACACATGTATTAAACATAACTTCTGATAAATTTGCAATTACAGATATTGATGGTGATTTTAAAATAGAAGCAAAGCTTAATGATACTTTGGTATTTTCGGCAGTACAATTTAAAAGAAAAGAGATTGTAGTAACTACCGATATTTTAGCCACAAAAAGTATTGTTATATATGTAGAGCCTGCAATGAATGTGCTTGAAGAAATTGTGGTAATGCCTTATAATTTATCGGGCGATTTATCGCGAGATGCACAAAATGGTAGGCCCGTGATAGTCGCATCAACATTAGGGCTGCCAAACTCTTTCGTAACCCGAAAAACAAAAGCAGAACGAGATTATATGCAAGCGAAATCTGGCGGTTTTTTGAGTCCCACAGCATTATTAAACATGTTAACAGGTAGGCGAAAAGATACTAGAGAGCGTATGATAAGAGAGCAGACTTATGCCAGAACAGAACGTGTTCGTGATTTTTATTCGGAGTATGCTTACAAGAACGAATTGAATATAGAAGAAGGTAAAATTGACGATTTTATGTACTTCTGTGAAGTAGACCCTAGGTTTCCAGGAATTGTAGATACACATGATAAAATAAAGATTTGGGAGTTTTTGCGCAACAAAAGCGTATTATACCGAAAAAATAATAATATAGAAACACCAGAAGGTTTTAATATAACAGCAGCAGATTTTAAAAAGGAGTGA
- a CDS encoding carboxypeptidase-like regulatory domain-containing protein — protein sequence MSNAQEQTVFLRGNVKVEHNDVDGIHVQNTTTQKATITDAYGYFSIPVRLNDTLVFSAIQLQEKKFTITQTLLATKSIVVLMQEAENALDEVVVMPYNLSGDLSKDANNLKQDVVTSVSLGLPNAFMKKRTHEELQLEEADRGVMFIVTPIGFIINTHKLLNRISGRTAMLEKAVVNYDNDALIDELISYYPDDVLERDLKIPASDVHKFRYYCETDATFKTLMEEKDLLKIWNFLDDKSVTFLENNEVE from the coding sequence GTGAGCAATGCACAAGAGCAAACTGTTTTTTTGCGAGGTAATGTAAAAGTTGAGCATAATGATGTAGATGGTATTCACGTACAAAACACGACTACCCAAAAAGCTACAATTACCGATGCCTATGGTTATTTTTCGATACCAGTACGTTTAAATGATACCCTCGTTTTTTCAGCAATACAACTACAAGAGAAAAAATTTACCATCACCCAAACCTTATTAGCTACAAAAAGTATTGTTGTACTAATGCAAGAGGCCGAAAATGCATTAGATGAAGTAGTGGTTATGCCGTATAACTTATCGGGCGATTTATCAAAAGATGCAAATAATTTAAAACAAGATGTAGTTACATCAGTATCATTAGGTTTACCTAATGCGTTTATGAAAAAGAGAACCCATGAAGAACTTCAGCTAGAAGAAGCAGATAGGGGAGTGATGTTCATTGTAACGCCAATTGGTTTTATAATTAATACACATAAATTATTAAATAGAATATCTGGACGAACAGCAATGTTAGAAAAAGCCGTTGTGAATTACGATAATGATGCTCTGATTGATGAACTAATATCGTATTACCCAGATGATGTTTTAGAGCGAGATTTAAAAATACCAGCTTCTGATGTACATAAGTTTAGATATTATTGCGAAACAGATGCTACTTTTAAAACTTTAATGGAAGAAAAAGATCTTTTAAAAATTTGGAATTTTTTAGATGATAAGAGTGTTACTTTTTTAGAGAACAACGAAGTAGAATAA
- a CDS encoding DUF6702 family protein produces MKTLKKSLLLLVLPLIAFTAAHKFYVSVTNVMYSDKDEAIQITTRIFIDDLEKALEERYEVSTKMATKKEIEDVDYYVEKYLKSKFLVFLDGTQKEYTYIGKKYDNDVIVCYIEVANVKMATLKSIAIINEVLTGMFDEQQNVVHFKLNNEKKSYVLGRENNKGMLNF; encoded by the coding sequence ATGAAAACATTAAAAAAAAGCCTATTACTACTAGTATTGCCATTAATAGCATTTACCGCAGCACATAAATTTTACGTAAGTGTTACCAATGTTATGTATTCAGATAAAGATGAAGCCATACAAATTACAACGCGTATTTTTATTGATGATTTAGAAAAAGCGCTTGAAGAAAGGTATGAGGTCTCTACAAAAATGGCAACTAAAAAAGAAATAGAAGATGTTGATTATTACGTTGAAAAATACCTGAAATCTAAGTTTTTAGTTTTTTTAGATGGAACGCAGAAAGAATATACATATATAGGTAAAAAGTACGATAATGATGTGATTGTTTGTTACATAGAAGTTGCAAATGTTAAAATGGCTACACTAAAATCTATCGCAATCATAAACGAGGTATTAACGGGTATGTTTGATGAGCAGCAGAATGTTGTTCATTTTAAGCTAAATAATGAAAAGAAAAGCTACGTATTAGGTAGAGAAAATAATAAAGGAATGTTAAACTTCTAA